Proteins from one Amycolatopsis benzoatilytica AK 16/65 genomic window:
- a CDS encoding DUF998 domain-containing protein has protein sequence MATELTPAISVRVPAPPAKGTKLALGAAVVAVLAATAFLVVLHVDRRWGPIDPVSAMLSDYAWCPGWWMWAAAMLLTSAGSVVVLAVLRRRAILRGPLALVAMTAWCAGLAAVALFTKDPQGNAVTLVGKVHLGATGVSCVSLPLAGWLLGRAQRNSPQWRGFARSSRILSYAAVPFFLPFLIPFAANVLFGRHLPTVATGLVERVMAVLELGELLVLAAWAWRAAD, from the coding sequence GTGGCGACAGAACTGACCCCGGCGATCAGCGTCCGGGTGCCAGCCCCGCCGGCGAAAGGGACGAAGCTCGCGCTCGGTGCGGCAGTGGTCGCGGTGCTGGCGGCGACCGCGTTCCTGGTGGTGTTGCACGTCGACCGGCGATGGGGCCCGATCGACCCGGTCAGCGCGATGCTCAGCGACTACGCCTGGTGTCCCGGCTGGTGGATGTGGGCGGCGGCGATGCTGCTCACCTCTGCCGGGTCGGTCGTGGTGCTGGCGGTGCTGCGCCGGCGCGCGATCCTGCGCGGGCCGCTGGCGCTGGTGGCGATGACCGCCTGGTGTGCCGGGCTGGCCGCGGTCGCGTTGTTCACGAAAGACCCGCAGGGGAATGCGGTGACCCTGGTCGGAAAAGTGCACCTCGGTGCGACCGGGGTGAGTTGCGTCAGTTTGCCGCTGGCCGGCTGGCTGCTCGGCCGAGCTCAGCGGAATTCGCCGCAGTGGCGCGGTTTCGCTCGATCGTCGCGCATTCTGTCTTATGCCGCGGTGCCGTTCTTTCTGCCGTTTCTCATTCCGTTCGCGGCGAATGTCCTGTTCGGCCGCCATCTGCCGACCGTGGCGACCGGGCTGGTGGAACGCGTGATGGCGGTGCTGGAACTCGGGGAATTGCTGGTGCTGGCTGCCTGGGCGTGGCGCGCCGCGGACTGA
- a CDS encoding twin-arginine translocase TatA/TatE family subunit, with the protein MFGLSIDHIVILLIAALFIVGPERLPETTQWLAKTLRQIRGFAAGTRAQLEAELGPEYQQLRKPLQELQSLRIGDPRAAVTKFLLDDTPAAPAASVAAPAAVAPVPLRPDERPPVDPDAT; encoded by the coding sequence GTGTTCGGTCTCAGCATCGACCATATCGTCATCCTGCTGATCGCCGCGTTGTTCATCGTCGGCCCGGAACGACTGCCCGAGACCACCCAGTGGCTCGCGAAGACACTGCGGCAGATCCGCGGGTTCGCCGCGGGCACCCGGGCGCAACTCGAAGCCGAACTCGGCCCCGAGTATCAGCAACTGCGGAAACCGTTGCAGGAGCTGCAATCCCTGCGAATCGGCGACCCGCGGGCCGCGGTGACGAAGTTCCTTCTGGACGACACTCCAGCCGCGCCGGCCGCCTCGGTCGCCGCGCCGGCGGCTGTCGCACCGGTGCCGCTGCGGCCGGACGAGCGGCCGCCGGTCGATCCGGACGCGACCTGA